In Sulfurisphaera javensis, a single genomic region encodes these proteins:
- a CDS encoding glycoside hydrolase family 57 protein translates to MIRKISYFVMILLLLQILLSFPLLKAQSQINVNFTVTSNGLVTIFLAGLPENNTITLHYGIENGPQQAWIEIFNKEMVWNGENFSATIGPFKNGTWIAWVFYDNTTGQWINYQNHPFWNWNLEVNPPNVGYTYATVLQNGSILITMIGRAPDEIDIHYGLTTGPQTGLPWSNITDELMSYNPLWGNYTIMIGPFKPGQWVQWVYHDLTLNQWIHNVSGTNFAIQDVYSPIIFLNATYNKYVYVEGQNAIISILINNLYGQTVSSTFSLSIQGVNYNYQETLSPGYNEVNLTLNTQNIPQGIYYPVLFIYVNSSLQREVTLPALYILNVTGKKPLSLVIVWNMHQPLYIAPNGTWEQPWVFLHTGQDFVWNGSLVGAYELQALFINEFNVSVTIDFTPVLLYQWETILHEKNYTFTSNFGLNVTHDVEAVNFTLNLYKKLVEEGKVEVLTVPFYHPLQPLLLSDGYWSDVVSQVLMGENMTYQVFGVKANGTWTPEMAFCMGLVGIYNESNISFTILDEQAFLPYATLVKGTINPDEPFIVENNLGQTILVLFRNTTLSNEFGFLLFSQSPQLTARELIQQLAEIYMYNPGGIVTVALDGENPLIFNPTTGPEDLYAIYKTLSEYQGQWLITQTASQALLTHKPTAVITNLPVSSWDLNLDYWNNGYPGKIEIWQNLSVAREYLIAYTIALGANISPVVYLPFDKTPNSTNLLDTLWNYLYVAEGSDWTWQTGPPANGPIWFKEQALLYTSTIVSIIKHQFSLIKLEEAKLDGGNLKLEINNENNNTFYLVLVINYGNTHIATPVTLYPGMNKIKVKLSTSKPISMNSVIEISLYSPVKEWEVGLTLIPLSQYGFLVQSYNVTVGISSDSQQQPLFILASIILLPILAIIIIKRYL, encoded by the coding sequence ATGATAAGAAAAATTTCCTATTTCGTCATGATATTATTACTTCTACAAATATTGCTATCATTTCCTTTGTTAAAAGCTCAATCTCAAATAAACGTTAATTTCACAGTAACAAGTAATGGTTTAGTAACAATATTTTTAGCTGGATTACCAGAAAATAATACAATTACATTGCATTATGGTATAGAAAATGGACCACAACAAGCATGGATTGAAATTTTTAATAAAGAAATGGTCTGGAACGGAGAAAATTTTTCAGCAACTATAGGACCTTTTAAGAATGGAACGTGGATCGCTTGGGTATTTTATGATAATACAACTGGACAATGGATAAATTACCAAAATCATCCATTTTGGAATTGGAATTTAGAAGTTAATCCACCTAATGTTGGGTATACTTATGCTACAGTACTTCAAAACGGAAGTATACTAATAACAATGATTGGTAGAGCTCCAGACGAAATAGACATTCATTACGGTTTAACAACTGGACCACAAACCGGTTTACCATGGAGTAACATAACAGATGAATTAATGAGCTATAACCCTCTCTGGGGAAACTATACTATTATGATTGGACCATTTAAACCGGGACAATGGGTACAATGGGTTTATCACGATTTAACCTTAAATCAATGGATTCATAACGTATCTGGAACAAACTTTGCAATACAAGATGTATATTCGCCAATAATATTTCTTAACGCAACTTATAACAAGTATGTTTATGTAGAAGGGCAGAATGCAATCATTTCAATCCTTATAAATAACCTTTATGGGCAAACTGTAAGTTCAACTTTCTCACTTTCCATTCAAGGAGTAAACTACAATTATCAAGAAACCTTATCCCCTGGTTATAATGAGGTAAACTTAACGTTAAACACACAGAATATTCCTCAAGGAATTTACTATCCAGTTCTTTTTATTTATGTAAATAGTTCATTACAAAGAGAAGTTACATTACCAGCACTTTACATCTTAAACGTAACTGGTAAGAAACCATTAAGTTTAGTAATTGTGTGGAATATGCATCAGCCACTTTATATTGCACCTAACGGAACTTGGGAACAGCCATGGGTATTTTTACATACTGGCCAAGATTTTGTCTGGAATGGAAGCCTTGTAGGAGCTTACGAGTTACAAGCACTCTTTATAAATGAGTTTAATGTGAGTGTAACAATAGACTTTACACCAGTCTTACTCTATCAATGGGAAACTATTTTACATGAAAAGAATTACACATTTACATCAAACTTTGGATTAAACGTTACTCATGATGTTGAGGCTGTAAACTTTACTTTAAATCTATATAAGAAATTAGTTGAAGAAGGAAAAGTAGAAGTATTAACAGTACCATTTTACCATCCATTACAGCCTCTTTTATTAAGTGACGGATATTGGAGTGATGTTGTTTCCCAAGTACTTATGGGAGAAAACATGACTTACCAAGTATTTGGAGTTAAAGCTAATGGAACTTGGACTCCAGAAATGGCATTTTGTATGGGACTTGTTGGAATTTATAACGAATCCAATATATCATTCACAATTCTTGATGAACAAGCATTCTTACCTTATGCAACATTAGTAAAGGGCACAATAAATCCAGACGAACCTTTCATTGTTGAAAATAACTTAGGGCAAACAATTCTCGTATTATTTAGAAACACTACATTATCAAATGAATTTGGTTTCTTATTATTTAGTCAATCCCCCCAGTTAACTGCAAGAGAATTAATACAACAATTGGCTGAAATTTACATGTATAATCCTGGAGGAATAGTTACAGTAGCTTTAGATGGAGAAAATCCACTTATTTTCAACCCAACTACTGGTCCCGAAGACCTTTATGCAATATATAAAACCCTATCAGAATATCAAGGCCAATGGCTTATAACACAAACAGCAAGCCAAGCACTATTAACACATAAACCAACTGCAGTAATTACTAACTTACCAGTAAGTTCGTGGGATTTAAATCTAGATTACTGGAATAATGGTTATCCCGGAAAAATTGAGATATGGCAAAACTTGTCTGTTGCTAGAGAATACTTAATTGCTTATACAATTGCATTAGGAGCAAACATCTCTCCAGTAGTATACTTACCATTTGACAAAACTCCTAACTCAACTAATTTACTAGACACTTTATGGAATTACTTATATGTTGCTGAAGGTAGCGATTGGACATGGCAAACTGGACCACCTGCTAATGGTCCAATATGGTTTAAAGAACAGGCTCTCCTCTATACTTCAACAATAGTATCAATAATTAAACATCAATTTTCCCTAATTAAATTAGAAGAAGCAAAATTAGATGGAGGTAATCTTAAGCTTGAAATAAACAATGAAAACAACAACACATTCTACCTAGTTTTAGTAATTAATTATGGTAATACTCATATTGCAACACCTGTAACTTTATATCCTGGAATGAACAAAATCAAAGTTAAGCTATCTACAAGTAAACCGATATCAATGAATTCAGTAATCGAGATCTCGCTTTATTCACCAGTCAAAGAATGGGAAGTAGGATTAACATTAATTCCATTATCTCAATACGGATTTCTTGTACAGTCGTATAACGTAACAGTAGGAATCTCATCAGACTCTCAACAACAGCCATTATTTATCTTAGCTAGTATAATACTCTTACCAATACTGGCAATAATTATTATAAAGAGATATTTGTGA
- a CDS encoding extracellular solute-binding protein, with the protein MNSKNKKEKRALSKIAIGIIAIVIIIVAIAAVYFLTSHPSKTTVTTTVPSTITTTTTSVPLNTSNPQDLMELVGLTSPPSTPVTITVWDSYSTSENQAFNQTLAQFEKEFPWIHVEVTYGVGVGTSQFETAAKADQAPIVYRDTSDSGGALFASGLVLNLSQYLPPSITSLYLPTAIHDWELNGSLYGLPDDINYIVMFYNKKFVPYPPNTTQQLIQIAEQVNSTYHIWGIAYGASDEYGYRFAAWFAGYDGQIFTTMNGQVYPDLNTTAMVEALQFWYNLTYVYKVNYLAPSTGAGGVEGQLFIANKTAIIFDGPWDLDAYLQALGPNLGAAPLPVVSQTGLRAEPFIGSTGWLIASPQASGASPLQIKAALIFILYVTNYQSDLRLWNIAHDIPANAQAYNTAIAELNAGELKPSYLNSIMKGILEQAKYGQKFPNIPQMAYYWNSFHEYASEFFAGKISAQQAAQGMEQAFVQALVQNGLLSSINLPPPPLPTLSTYVLILSAILSPLVIDRRWKI; encoded by the coding sequence ATGAACTCAAAAAATAAAAAAGAGAAAAGAGCTCTTTCTAAAATTGCTATTGGCATAATTGCTATCGTTATAATAATAGTTGCAATAGCCGCTGTATACTTTTTAACAAGCCATCCTTCAAAAACTACAGTAACAACAACTGTTCCTTCTACTATTACAACAACTACTACTTCAGTTCCACTAAACACTTCTAATCCACAAGATTTAATGGAATTAGTTGGATTAACCTCACCACCTTCAACACCAGTAACAATTACTGTATGGGATAGTTACAGTACTTCAGAAAATCAAGCTTTCAATCAAACTTTAGCTCAATTCGAAAAAGAATTCCCATGGATACATGTTGAGGTAACATATGGTGTTGGTGTAGGAACCTCACAGTTCGAAACTGCTGCTAAAGCTGATCAAGCTCCTATTGTTTATAGAGATACAAGTGATTCTGGTGGAGCATTATTTGCTTCTGGATTAGTTTTAAACTTATCTCAATATTTACCGCCAAGCATTACATCATTATATCTACCAACAGCAATCCATGATTGGGAGTTAAATGGTTCATTATATGGTTTACCAGATGATATAAACTATATAGTTATGTTTTACAACAAGAAGTTTGTTCCATATCCACCAAATACAACTCAACAATTAATACAAATTGCTGAACAAGTAAACTCTACTTATCACATTTGGGGAATAGCTTACGGTGCAAGTGATGAGTATGGTTATAGATTTGCAGCCTGGTTTGCTGGATATGATGGACAAATATTTACAACTATGAATGGTCAAGTTTATCCAGATCTAAATACTACTGCAATGGTTGAAGCTTTGCAATTCTGGTATAATTTAACTTATGTATATAAGGTGAATTATTTAGCCCCATCTACTGGTGCGGGAGGAGTTGAAGGGCAATTATTCATTGCAAATAAGACGGCGATAATATTTGATGGACCTTGGGATTTAGATGCGTATTTACAAGCTTTAGGACCTAACTTAGGAGCTGCACCATTACCAGTTGTTAGTCAAACTGGTTTAAGAGCAGAACCGTTCATTGGATCTACTGGTTGGTTAATTGCTTCTCCACAAGCTAGTGGTGCTTCACCTTTGCAAATTAAAGCTGCATTAATCTTCATTCTCTATGTTACCAATTATCAATCTGACTTGAGGTTATGGAATATTGCCCATGATATACCAGCAAATGCTCAAGCATACAATACAGCAATTGCTGAATTAAATGCTGGTGAATTAAAGCCTTCGTACTTAAACTCTATCATGAAAGGTATTTTAGAGCAAGCTAAATATGGTCAAAAGTTCCCCAATATTCCTCAAATGGCATATTATTGGAACTCATTCCATGAGTATGCTAGCGAGTTCTTTGCAGGCAAAATCTCTGCTCAACAAGCAGCACAAGGAATGGAGCAAGCATTTGTACAAGCTTTAGTTCAAAACGGGTTACTTAGTAGCATAAACTTACCTCCACCACCATTACCAACATTATCAACTTATGTTTTAATTTTAAGTGCTATTCTATCTCCACTTGTTATAGATAGGAGGTGGAAAATTTGA
- a CDS encoding carbohydrate ABC transporter permease, protein MRKDKLFSFFYILPILVVTVILFVFPLVYSVYISFTNLSLFHFFKYSFIGIENYILIFKYGYFNTLLINTLIWTLGSLITMMALGFFLALILNQRDLKGKSIFYAILILPWAFPGFISLLIWQGLWVDPYGMMNRLILPLLHLPPVNSLTSTKDAWIELIVTNDWLSFPYFMTVFYSALQSIPRELYEIAELDGASTFQKFFRITLPSLKRTIAFVFITSFVFTWNNFYPIFVLTGGGPGISTETFIVYAYEEAFDYNNFALAAAWSNISTLIIIILAIIVIKYTHILDNIAG, encoded by the coding sequence TTGAGAAAAGACAAGCTTTTTTCTTTCTTTTATATTTTACCAATTCTTGTTGTAACAGTTATTCTATTCGTGTTTCCTCTAGTTTATTCAGTTTACATTTCATTTACAAACTTAAGTTTATTTCACTTCTTCAAGTACAGTTTTATAGGCATTGAAAATTACATTCTCATCTTCAAATACGGATATTTTAACACTTTGCTAATTAACACACTAATCTGGACTTTGGGGAGCTTAATTACTATGATGGCTTTAGGATTCTTCTTAGCTTTAATACTTAATCAAAGAGACTTAAAGGGAAAGTCAATATTTTACGCAATATTAATTTTGCCATGGGCTTTTCCTGGATTTATCTCATTACTTATATGGCAAGGATTATGGGTTGACCCTTATGGAATGATGAATAGATTAATACTTCCCCTTTTACATTTGCCTCCAGTTAACTCTCTTACTTCAACAAAGGATGCTTGGATTGAATTAATAGTTACTAACGATTGGTTATCATTTCCTTATTTTATGACAGTATTTTATTCAGCTTTACAAAGCATTCCAAGAGAATTATATGAGATTGCTGAGCTTGATGGAGCTAGTACTTTTCAAAAATTCTTCAGAATAACTTTACCATCGCTTAAAAGAACTATTGCCTTTGTGTTTATAACTAGCTTTGTATTTACATGGAACAATTTCTATCCAATTTTCGTTTTAACTGGTGGAGGGCCGGGAATTTCTACTGAAACTTTCATAGTTTATGCTTATGAAGAGGCATTTGATTACAATAATTTTGCCTTAGCAGCAGCTTGGTCAAACATTTCAACACTTATAATCATCATTTTAGCTATAATTGTAATTAAGTATACTCATATTTTAGATAATATAGCTGGGTGA
- a CDS encoding ABC transporter permease subunit, with the protein MNKYTLFKIIRLLISYFILIIMAIFSIFPLYYVFMTSFSNAPNLISLSISDLFPKHLHLTAYKELLSANLYGGNFPLWVRNSLILASSTAIISVFLALITGYALSRLDIPAKKILAIFIYIVTFFPYTATAVPLYLLFAKLHLLNYIGLILAYTPGTSIFAAFIAKLSIDSIPSSYEEIAMIDGLSRFGAFLRIVMRLALPVVVLTAILGFSGAYLDFALAYAFLLPNVKEWTATIGLYYLAGLLNPASAPAYNIFAAGAVLMGIPLTALFIVSQKMMTRAYSNLAGVKQ; encoded by the coding sequence ATGAACAAATACACTTTATTTAAAATTATTAGGCTCCTTATTTCTTACTTTATATTAATTATAATGGCAATTTTTTCAATTTTCCCTCTATATTATGTTTTCATGACTTCATTTAGCAATGCACCTAATTTAATTTCACTTTCAATTTCTGATCTATTTCCAAAGCATTTGCACTTGACAGCTTATAAAGAGTTACTTTCAGCAAATCTTTATGGTGGTAATTTCCCATTGTGGGTTAGGAATAGCTTAATTTTAGCTTCCTCAACAGCAATAATCTCGGTCTTCTTAGCCTTAATTACTGGTTATGCATTATCAAGACTTGATATTCCAGCAAAGAAGATCTTAGCAATCTTCATTTACATCGTGACATTCTTCCCTTACACAGCAACAGCAGTACCTTTATACTTACTTTTTGCAAAACTTCATTTACTTAATTATATAGGTTTAATTTTAGCTTACACACCGGGTACATCAATTTTCGCAGCATTTATAGCAAAACTTAGTATTGACTCAATTCCATCATCTTATGAGGAAATTGCTATGATTGATGGCTTATCACGTTTTGGTGCATTCTTAAGAATTGTAATGAGATTAGCTTTACCAGTTGTTGTATTAACAGCAATATTAGGGTTTTCTGGAGCTTATCTTGATTTTGCCTTAGCTTATGCTTTCTTATTACCAAATGTAAAGGAATGGACTGCAACTATTGGCTTATATTACTTAGCTGGTTTATTAAATCCAGCAAGTGCTCCAGCATATAACATTTTTGCAGCTGGGGCAGTTTTAATGGGAATTCCTTTAACAGCTTTATTTATAGTTTCACAAAAAATGATGACTAGAGCTTATAGTAATTTAGCTGGGGTGAAACAATGA
- a CDS encoding ABC transporter ATP-binding protein, with product MSYVKLEDVWKWYKNKNKVTEVLKGVNLDIEKGEFVVILGPSGEGKTTILKIISGLLKQDKGHVYLRGKIVDDVPPKDRNVAMVPQNYALYPFMSVFDNIAFPLKVSHTPKEEIKKRVVEVAKMLRIDDLLDRKPSQLSGGQMQRVAIARALVKGADIILMDEPLSNLDAQVRVLAREELKQLQRELKSTIIYVTHDQVEALSLASKLAILHDGIIQAYGDPKEIYNNPNNAWVGKFLGNPPMNVIKGSVNGDSIIIYDYRIPLPERFKGIVKDGQDVLIGIRPEDLFISDKGVLEGEVAMVEDLGPYTILHVKIGDETVRVFEKSFIRKERNEKVKLDVNVNKIVLFDPKSERNLLLLTGIGNGKK from the coding sequence ATGAGTTATGTTAAGCTCGAGGATGTTTGGAAATGGTATAAGAATAAAAACAAAGTGACAGAAGTATTAAAAGGAGTAAATCTAGATATAGAGAAAGGAGAGTTTGTAGTAATTCTTGGGCCGTCTGGAGAAGGAAAAACAACAATTTTGAAAATAATATCTGGATTATTAAAGCAAGATAAAGGGCATGTATATCTTAGAGGGAAAATTGTTGATGATGTTCCTCCTAAAGATAGAAACGTTGCCATGGTTCCTCAAAATTATGCATTATATCCATTTATGTCAGTCTTTGATAACATAGCTTTTCCGTTAAAAGTTTCACACACTCCTAAAGAGGAAATAAAGAAGAGAGTAGTTGAAGTTGCTAAAATGTTAAGAATTGACGATTTACTTGACAGAAAACCTTCACAATTAAGTGGTGGGCAAATGCAAAGAGTTGCTATTGCTAGGGCATTAGTTAAGGGGGCTGACATTATATTAATGGATGAGCCATTATCTAATTTAGATGCACAAGTAAGAGTTCTAGCTAGAGAAGAGTTAAAACAGTTACAAAGGGAACTAAAGTCAACAATTATTTACGTTACTCACGATCAAGTGGAGGCATTAAGCTTAGCATCAAAATTAGCAATACTTCATGATGGTATAATCCAAGCTTATGGTGATCCAAAGGAAATTTATAATAATCCAAATAACGCTTGGGTTGGTAAGTTTTTAGGCAATCCACCAATGAATGTTATAAAGGGAAGTGTTAATGGTGATAGTATAATCATTTACGATTATAGGATTCCTTTACCAGAAAGGTTTAAAGGAATAGTTAAGGACGGGCAAGATGTTTTAATTGGAATTAGACCAGAGGACTTATTCATATCTGATAAAGGAGTTTTAGAGGGAGAAGTTGCAATGGTTGAGGATTTAGGACCTTACACTATCCTTCATGTCAAGATAGGTGATGAAACCGTAAGAGTGTTTGAGAAATCGTTTATAAGGAAAGAGAGAAATGAAAAGGTTAAGTTAGATGTTAATGTGAATAAGATAGTATTGTTTGATCCTAAGAGTGAGAGAAACTTACTTTTACTTACGGGTATAGGGAATGGTAAAAAGTAG
- a CDS encoding glycoside hydrolase family 15 protein, translating into MVKSRSIIIVVIAILFLILAISFFPSTKKSSIEKTTFTFPNYFVVHNLVIYDSPSYLLLNNWVNESIWISTGIPEPNALLNNLPNLPPTITNLYVGPYGLLNFTLSVNANTSLAYLNLNNCIILETNKGNITILEPPYTPYFLILFSLNSTTAVTIKPTSMRISSSLFVINETLPIYILTNGTFPLGKGKWFIEVSVLEKPNSSILALIKLNKMEVTKWLDKSKSTNLPSNLKKEYYLSLLIVKDDQNPYLGTFSASPSPIYLYSWVRDSAFSALALQYSGHYHSALKYWLWLSKAEELYPGVFYTRYNFYNGNPDTTFGIPELDGIGLFEIGIYSYYNLTGNVSFLRSVFPTLEKIVEYQIKEINSSPYHLLPQDLSVWEDRDAYHFWTEAFNDLGLYYAVKIYKALGFENYTVIEKYEEMLNQSIISNFWQGSYFASALGTSVIFENGKSETVLSPEPPSIDSATLLPLDLGYLPVTSNYSLTNFETVKSKLTINGGLARFYGDDYHYDEYLYDSTGPNPPWIITTLFEALYFEKLGNYSQALNLMNWAYQHSQHGLLPEAVNPVSPSYPLPTTSPLTWSSAMFIIVALNYN; encoded by the coding sequence ATGGTAAAAAGTAGAAGTATAATAATCGTGGTTATCGCTATTCTTTTTCTTATTTTAGCAATTTCTTTCTTTCCTTCAACAAAGAAAAGTAGTATCGAGAAAACTACATTCACCTTTCCCAATTACTTTGTAGTTCATAATCTCGTAATATATGACTCACCTTCCTATTTGTTATTAAACAATTGGGTAAATGAATCAATTTGGATATCAACTGGAATACCAGAACCAAACGCATTGTTAAATAACTTACCAAATTTGCCACCAACAATAACAAACCTTTATGTTGGTCCTTATGGTTTATTAAACTTTACCTTAAGTGTTAACGCTAATACTTCTTTAGCTTATCTAAATTTAAATAACTGTATTATTCTGGAAACTAATAAAGGAAACATTACTATACTTGAACCTCCTTACACACCATATTTTCTAATCCTTTTCAGCTTAAACTCAACTACTGCAGTTACAATTAAACCAACTAGCATGAGAATTTCTTCTTCTCTTTTCGTCATTAATGAAACTTTGCCAATTTATATACTTACAAATGGTACATTTCCTTTAGGAAAAGGTAAGTGGTTTATTGAGGTTAGCGTGTTAGAAAAACCAAACAGTAGCATATTAGCTTTAATAAAACTTAACAAGATGGAAGTTACTAAGTGGTTAGATAAATCTAAATCAACGAATCTGCCGAGTAACCTTAAGAAGGAGTACTATTTATCCCTTTTGATTGTCAAAGATGATCAAAATCCTTATTTAGGAACATTTTCAGCCTCTCCATCTCCAATCTATTTATATTCATGGGTTAGGGATTCAGCATTTTCAGCCTTAGCTTTACAATATTCTGGCCATTATCATTCAGCATTAAAGTATTGGCTATGGCTAAGTAAGGCTGAAGAACTTTATCCAGGAGTTTTTTACACTAGGTATAATTTTTACAACGGTAATCCAGATACAACTTTTGGAATACCAGAACTTGATGGTATTGGATTATTTGAAATTGGTATTTACTCTTATTATAACTTAACTGGTAATGTATCTTTCTTGAGAAGTGTATTTCCAACATTAGAGAAAATTGTTGAATATCAAATAAAAGAGATAAACTCTTCTCCTTATCATCTTTTACCACAAGATTTAAGCGTTTGGGAAGATAGAGATGCTTATCACTTTTGGACTGAGGCATTTAACGATCTCGGTTTATATTATGCTGTGAAAATTTACAAAGCTCTTGGTTTTGAGAATTACACTGTAATTGAAAAGTACGAGGAAATGCTAAATCAAAGTATAATTAGTAACTTCTGGCAAGGAAGTTATTTTGCCTCAGCCTTAGGTACTTCAGTAATTTTTGAAAATGGGAAGAGTGAAACTGTCTTATCACCAGAACCCCCTTCAATAGATTCAGCAACATTATTACCCCTAGATTTAGGTTATTTACCGGTAACTTCAAACTATTCTTTAACAAATTTTGAAACCGTTAAATCAAAGCTTACTATAAATGGTGGTTTAGCAAGGTTTTATGGAGATGATTATCATTATGACGAATATTTGTATGACAGTACTGGACCAAACCCACCATGGATTATTACAACACTTTTTGAGGCATTATATTTTGAGAAACTAGGGAATTATAGTCAAGCATTAAACTTAATGAACTGGGCTTATCAACATTCTCAACACGGATTATTACCAGAGGCAGTTAACCCAGTGTCTCCATCATATCCATTACCAACAACTTCGCCCTTGACTTGGTCATCTGCAATGTTTATTATAGTAGCTTTAAATTATAACTAA
- a CDS encoding serine/threonine-protein kinase — protein sequence MHESKRVFKDILIIFLIFTFLIYPILGLILLAGGIFIFNFGVYFILLILSEIIGILIISSLKKKRRKVYTLNPIPYYTQRISFKRKHYRPHRHKRKHYRSPKYSKPKKQYSPPPPPKSPSPSVPPISNWDPNVWVGNEIHGYKVESVIGTGGNGYVLKVSLGGTYYAMKVLSITPPQSGTVTMIATSGFDQLFNESENLKRLSQNPNFVRIYGIYVDSNIIRQALKGDSMAYFKNPPAIVMEFMEGGSVDKLLNDRNIVYSNYWPLIVKKIIKQVAFALDYLHSQGYVHLDIKPQNIFLLRNPGYSGYEVYNNIDKIVKLGDLGSAVRIGGRIEQATTAYCPPDQIEAVIFGRGADPKMDIFALGITAYVLLTLRRDNPAIVYLDQAFDSFVNGNINDAISFVNQAKQVLATWRPMLPSNTPPDLQQIILRSINPYPQYRPTAREIAYGLS from the coding sequence ATGCATGAATCAAAAAGGGTATTTAAAGATATTTTAATTATTTTCCTTATATTTACATTTTTAATATATCCTATCTTAGGCTTAATTTTACTTGCTGGGGGCATTTTTATATTTAACTTTGGTGTATACTTTATTCTTCTTATATTATCAGAAATTATAGGCATTTTGATTATTTCTTCACTTAAAAAAAAAAGACGGAAAGTATACACACTAAACCCTATTCCATATTATACTCAACGAATATCATTCAAAAGAAAGCATTATAGACCACACAGACACAAAAGAAAGCATTATAGGTCACCAAAATATAGTAAACCTAAGAAACAATACTCTCCACCACCTCCTCCTAAATCGCCTTCTCCGTCAGTACCACCAATATCTAATTGGGATCCTAACGTATGGGTAGGTAATGAAATTCACGGATATAAAGTCGAATCAGTTATTGGAACAGGTGGAAATGGTTATGTCTTAAAGGTTTCTTTAGGTGGAACTTATTATGCAATGAAAGTTCTTTCAATAACTCCACCACAAAGCGGTACTGTAACAATGATTGCTACAAGCGGTTTTGATCAATTATTTAACGAAAGTGAGAATTTAAAGAGATTGTCTCAAAATCCAAACTTTGTAAGGATATATGGAATTTATGTTGATTCAAATATAATAAGACAAGCCCTTAAGGGCGATTCAATGGCTTATTTTAAGAATCCACCAGCAATAGTTATGGAATTTATGGAAGGGGGAAGTGTGGACAAATTATTAAATGATAGAAACATTGTATACTCAAATTATTGGCCACTAATTGTAAAGAAGATAATAAAGCAAGTAGCTTTTGCCTTAGATTATTTACATTCGCAAGGATATGTGCATTTGGACATTAAACCTCAAAACATTTTCCTTCTAAGAAATCCCGGTTATTCCGGTTATGAAGTTTATAATAACATTGATAAGATTGTTAAGCTTGGTGATTTAGGTTCAGCAGTAAGAATAGGAGGAAGAATAGAGCAAGCAACAACTGCTTATTGTCCTCCAGACCAAATAGAGGCAGTAATTTTTGGCAGAGGTGCTGATCCTAAAATGGATATATTTGCTTTAGGAATAACAGCATATGTTTTACTAACATTACGCCGTGATAACCCAGCTATAGTATATTTAGATCAAGCCTTTGATTCATTTGTTAATGGTAATATTAATGATGCGATTAGTTTCGTAAATCAAGCTAAGCAAGTATTAGCAACATGGAGGCCAATGTTACCTTCAAATACACCACCAGATTTACAACAAATAATTCTGAGATCAATAAATCCATATCCACAATATAGGCCTACAGCAAGGGAAATCGCATATGGGCTTTCTTAG